CGGCACCGGGTCTGGAGTAACCACTGTGCCGGGGATGAGAACAGCCACAAGTTCGTGGCGGCCTACAATGCCGGCCGTCTTTGGCACAGCAGGAAGAATGCCCTGAGCGACGCGGGGGACGGCATGGTCGCCAAGGAGTTGCGGAAACTCCTGGCGCGGGAATTTTGCCGCGCCCGCGTCCTGCCTCTGCCGGCGATCAGCGAATACGACCTTGGTGTCCTGGAGGACAGGGTTCGGGCCATTGCGCCCGAACCGATGAATGACTGGAACGATATCAAGCAGATCCCGACCATGGAGCCCGTGGAGCTGGTCGACAGGCTCCTGGATCAAATCGGCTGGACCGCGGATCAGCGCGCCAAACTCGATCGCCAGGCCGCCCGGTGGGCAACCTGGAAGACCGGGGAACGCGCAGCCGCATGAGGCAGCTCGGACTGGGCGTGCGCCGATCTGCCCCGGGCTTACCCGGGGCGGATGCCTGTCAGGTGAGGACCAGATCGACCGCGTTCTCGCGTCCGTCCCGGCCGAACTGCGGGCTCGAACCGGTCATGCAGCGCTGCGGCTGGGCGCACACAGATCCCCAAGGTGCGCTGTCAATCCCGGCCCTTAACCGCCGTTCGACGGCGAACGCTGCCCTGGGCGCTTCCGTCCCAATTCAGCCATCCGCGTTTTCGGTTTGGCGCGCCCACGTTTGGCCTGTCCGCGGCTCAGCGCCCCGCGCGGCGGACAGTCAGATTGCCCATCTGATCACTTTCCACGAACAGCGCAGGAGGGCAGCTCCCCGATAGGCATCTGCCGGGATCGAAAACCCATCTCCGCGCCGCGCACCCATGCGCGGTCGTGCCGGCAATACTGCTGATCGTCCCATCTGAATTGCGGACAATGTCATGCAGATGATCGGGCGGCAGCGGGAGTGTCAGCGGAAAGTCACGGGCCCAGCTGCTCTCGACATCATCAAACGGAAAAACGCGCTGATGCGGAGGGATATCGGCCGGGTAGGTCACCGGGAAGACCGTGCGGCAGCTGTCGCCCTCCGGTACCTGCCTGATGCTGAAGACGATGGCCTCGTCACTGAGACCGGTGGTCTCATTGTCCGGAGCAGTGGTTTGTTGCGCTTTGCATGCGGCAAGAAGTGCCAGCGTGACCACGATCGCAGAGCCTGCAAGTCTCATTCGGAGTCCCTCTTCTTGCCCGCCCCGGCCGACCCGAAGGCCAATTGCGCCCAAGACAGCGATGCCAAGCCTTGCACACGGGCGACGCTGAATACCCGGACCCGTCCGGACAAGCCGTCAATTCGGACGACACGCATAGGGGCGTGTTCGGCGCAGTCACGGCCCGTCACCGGAACTCAGATCCATCCGCGCCGAATGGCACGAGCGACTGCCGCCGTACGGTTTGAAGTATCGAGCTTGATCTGGGCGCGGGTCAGGTATTCGCGGACACTGCGCTCCGAAAGGCGCAGTGTATCGGCAACGGCGCCGGTCTGCGCCCCTTCGGCGAAGAGGGCCAGGACCTGCCGCTCCCGCAGCGATAGCGCCGGACCCTCGCCCGGATCGGTCAGGAGCGCCATGAAGGCCTGCCCCGCCATTTGAAGAACGGACGCATGGGATCGCATGAAATGGCCGGTCTCCGCCCTGTCTTCGTCGCCCCAGGCCGACAGGATCGACACTTTACCCGATCGAGGAGAGACAAGCGGCAAGGCAAGCGCGTGATATTGCCCCTGGCTTTCGACCAGGTGCCTGCAGATCGGCGTGAAGGCGGATTCGGCCGACCCGTCGAGGACATCCCGGTGCGAGATCATTAGCGGAGAGGTGAACCGCGAGAGGAACATCAGCGTCGGCCTGAGATGCCACAAGTCGGGATCGCTGGCGGTGCGCAGATCGCCGCGATAGCCTCGGACCTTTGCATCGTATTCCTCGTCCCAGATATGCCCGAAACTGTGGCGCGGCTGGTGGAACGGGTTTCTTTCGCTCAGGTCCAGCCCGTCATGCAGGGCGGTGCGGGAGAGGCCGGCCTTTGCAAGCTGGCGGGAGAACGCAGCCCAGGCAGCATCCGCGTCATCAGCCCAGGTGACCGCATCGGCCAAGCCTATGATATCCAGACGATGCATCTCGCGGAATACGTTAGCCAGTCGAGAACGCGTCGTCAAAACTGCCGACTTGGCGGCCTGGGGGGACAAGGACAGTGGCGACTTTGGCGCCTATGTGCAGGCCCACGTCGATCTTCTGCAACTGGCGGGTTCCCATTTCCTCGGGATGCTGGATGTGAAATCTCCCGTCGGGTCGGATGGGGGGGCGCATCAAACGGCCTTTCCGAACGCGAACGACAGGTGCTCGCACTCTACGCCCGGGGCTTCAGGCCGGCCGGCGCCGACGATCGTCTGCGCATCTCGGAACGGTCGGCCAACGAAGACGTGGCGCCGGCGCGCCGGAAGTGGCGGGCGCGGACGCGGGCCTAAGCCGTCGCACGGGCGACGATCCTCGAGCTTCTGTGCCCGGTCACTCGGTGAGGTCGGCCTCGCCCTCGATCGACACCTGCATCGTCGCGGGCCCGGCCCCGCCGTCCGACACGGGCTCGCCCATGTAGTCGACCTGCGTCAGCGTGGCGGTGATCGAGAACGCCACGTGGTCGTCGTCGCGCTGCACCTCTGCGCTTTCGATCACGCGCGACGTGTCCCCTGTCCCGAACTCCCACAAAGTCTGGGGCGGGTCGTCCGGCAGGGTGACGCTCAGGCTGGTGATCGTGGACCGCGCCTGCGGGCCGGAGATCGACAGCGCGACACCGGGGTCTTCCCAGCTCTCACCCGGCTCGCCCGAGAATGCCTCGATCGAAACGGTCGACGTGGGGCCGACGACGATCTTCTTCGCGTAGCTTTCGTCGTTCTCGGCGTCATAGGGCACCCAGAGATCGAAACTCTCGCCGTCGATGACGGCCGTCGCGGTGCCGGCCACCTCGTAGTCGGCGGCCGCGAGGGGCGTCGCCGCGACCGTCACCAGGGCAAGGCCCCAGCATGCAGCCGGTCGAAAATCTGCGAGTCTGGTCATGGCGAAGCTCCTCTGTTCTCTCTGCGCCGCATCCCCGGCCGCCGCGAGAGCGTCACCGATGGCGGCCTGCAACGCTCTGATCGCCCGTTCGCCGGGAACGGCGCCGGGCACCGTCGCAAGTCGTATGACCGTCGCGCAAGTCGTCCGTTTTGACGACACGACAGAGGGTGCCCGATTTGCAAGGGATTAGATCAAGAACATAGCCTTTGCGCATCGGGATCGTTCACGGCGGCCCCGCACCGTGGCGCCAAAGAGCGAGGGTCCATGAATGTAATCGAAAAAACGCCCACGCGCCTGGTGATCCGTGGCTGGAAGACAGGCGCATTCTTCATGGCAGCGGTGCTGATCGGGTTTCCGATCGGAATGTACTTTCTCATGGTCCGGGACGAGCCGGCCACAATCTGGATAAACCTGTTTGCCGCTGCAATCTGCGTTGCGCTTCTCATCCGCATGGTTTTCCGCGAAAGGATCACGTTCGACGCCGTGAAAGGCGAGGTCGTCTTCGATCAACGCCTGCTGCTCCGCCGAAAACATCGGACCGCGGCCCTGACGCCCGTCAGCCGTGTCGAGATCGACAGCACCACCACATCCGACAACAGACCAAAGCGGCGCCTGGTTCTCGTGACCGGCCACGAGCGGACGCCCTTCACCGAGCTCTATTCCAGCGGGAAGTTCGACAAGGAACAGACGCTTCTGAACGACTGGCTGCAGGAGGTCTTCGCCGACACCTGGCGTCAGGACGCCGCGCGCCTGCGCGCCGCCCCGCGGGCCGAGGCGGACGAGGATGTGGCCGGGGGGATCAGGCGGGTCCGGCACTCCGGAACGGGCCTCACGATCCACGTGCCGCGGGACTGGAGCGCCGCGGTCAGCGAGGACAAGAGCGGGCCGCTGATCCTCTTCGGCGTCACGCTGCTGCAGCGCCTCGACCGGCCCGGCCCCAGGCGGGGCGTCGATGAGGGCGGGCAATGGAATACCCTGCTCGTGGGCGGCGCCGAGGATGCGGGGCTGAAGCTGACGGTGCATGACGGCCCACTGACGCAGACCCTGACCGAAAACCTCGAAGGCCCATGGTCGAAGCAATGGGGCGCCGAGGTTCTCCAGACCAAACCGGAGGTCGAGATCGGGTCCATGCGGGGGTTCTCGGTCGCGCGTCACATCCCCGCCGGCGCCACCGTGCCGACCTTCGGCAAGGTCTCGGAGCCCTGCGCGACGCGCCAGCTCTGGCTGGGCGCCGCCACCCTCCACGTCGAAGTCGTCGGGCTGGCCCGGGTGGACCATCCCGACATCCAGTATGCGATCGACGCGATGTTCGCCTCGATCCGCGCCCCCGGTTCGGCATGAGACAGGACATGGGA
The window above is part of the Salipiger abyssi genome. Proteins encoded here:
- a CDS encoding helix-turn-helix transcriptional regulator; amino-acid sequence: MADAVTWADDADAAWAAFSRQLAKAGLSRTALHDGLDLSERNPFHQPRHSFGHIWDEEYDAKVRGYRGDLRTASDPDLWHLRPTLMFLSRFTSPLMISHRDVLDGSAESAFTPICRHLVESQGQYHALALPLVSPRSGKVSILSAWGDEDRAETGHFMRSHASVLQMAGQAFMALLTDPGEGPALSLRERQVLALFAEGAQTGAVADTLRLSERSVREYLTRAQIKLDTSNRTAAVARAIRRGWI